The following DNA comes from Moritella sp. 24.
CACTAATTGTTTAATCATTTTTCGTTTCCTGCATTGCTCATCACTCGTTTATCCTTCGCGCGAAATTCAACTAAACCAATATCAGGTTGAACCTGCTTGATGGCAGGTAAAATATCGTCGACATTAATCGCAGGAATAGCTGCGATACCTGTTTCATCGTTGTTTTTACTGCGCAGTACCATTGATAACGTACCAAGTTGATTTGCTAACGTAATTTGGTTCGCTTGTATTGGCGAAACCTCTAACGTCACGGTACTATTATCTGGAATAACACCTTTGTTACTCTTTTGTTTTTCCATATAACGCGTCAATTGTAAGGCGTCGTTAAATGCCAATACTCGGACATTTTGAGCGATGGTTTTAACGTATAAACTCTGGGTTTCATTACCGCGTGAGCGTAACTCTTGCGCTTTTGATGCAAGCAATAACACGTCAACATGATCACCGGGACCAATTAAAC
Coding sequences within:
- the cpaB gene encoding Flp pilus assembly protein CpaB, whose product is MNAKRLVYLSVCISLLGLVWLFFGLSAPAKSTPKQTTVKTYEVLVTTQHITIGRPYSASLFAWKKVDESDVDDRIDFIDKATFSITRLENTVAASDFSAGQILSPSDFLKPEQGGFLSVMLRPNYRAVSVPVDEVTANSGLIGPGDHVDVLLLASKAQELRSRGNETQSLYVKTIAQNVRVLAFNDALQLTRYMEKQKSNKGVIPDNSTVTLEVSPIQANQITLANQLGTLSMVLRSKNNDETGIAAIPAINVDDILPAIKQVQPDIGLVEFRAKDKRVMSNAGNEK